In Quadrisphaera sp. RL12-1S, a single genomic region encodes these proteins:
- a CDS encoding holo-ACP synthase, producing the protein MIVGVGIDVVGVERFGRTLSRTPALRDRLFTPAERDLPLESLAARFAAKEAVAKALGAPGGLAWHDAEVERTASGRPALRVRGSVAAAAAALGVTSWHVSLTHDAGVASAVVVAEGGTP; encoded by the coding sequence GTGATCGTCGGCGTGGGCATCGACGTCGTGGGCGTGGAGAGGTTCGGGCGCACCCTGTCCCGCACGCCCGCGCTGCGGGACAGGCTCTTCACCCCCGCCGAGCGCGACCTGCCGCTGGAGTCCCTGGCGGCGCGGTTCGCCGCCAAGGAGGCCGTGGCCAAGGCCCTCGGCGCGCCCGGCGGCCTGGCCTGGCACGACGCCGAGGTCGAGCGCACCGCGTCGGGGCGTCCCGCGCTGCGGGTGCGCGGGAGCGTGGCGGCCGCGGCCGCCGCGCTCGGCGTCACCTCCTGGCACGTCTCCCTCACCCACGACGCCGGGGTCGCGTCCGCCGTCGTGGTGGCCGAGGGTGGGACCCCGTGA
- the glmS gene encoding glutamine--fructose-6-phosphate transaminase (isomerizing) gives MCGIVGYAGPRPTVRPSGPTGGEALAVVLEGLRRLEYRGYDSAGVAVVTEVEGAATGGGDQHELRVTKRAGRLARLVEALEAEPLPDAAAAIGHTRWATHGGPTDANAHPHTSADGRLAVIHNGIIENYAVLKAELVEQGVPFTSQTDTEVVAHLLGRAVAAGADLTTAMRQVCADLEGAFTLLAVHVDAPGTVVGARRNSPLVVGLGEGANYLGSDVAAFIGRTRSALELGQDQVATITATSVEVTGFDGAPVTPRAFTVDWDAAAAEKGGYQWYMDKEIHEQPKAVADTLLGRTDASGALVLDELRMDTAVLRRTDKIIVIACGTAAYAGHVAKYAVEHWCRIPVEVELAHEFRYRDPVLTERTLVVAISQSGETMDVVMAIRHAREQGAKVLAICNTQGATIPRESDAALYTHAGPEVAVASTKAFLAQITACYLLGLYLAQLRGNMFADEVRTVLGQLHAMPDAVQTVLDRSDQVRELARELADSKSVLFLGRHVGYPVALEGALKLKELAYLHAEGFAAGELKHGPIALVEEGQPVFVIVPSPDSRDSLHAKVVSNAQEVRARGARTIVIAEDGDDAVLGSADLVVRVPRVPTLMAPLVTVVPLQVFAMEVASAKGLDVDQPRNLAKSVTVE, from the coding sequence ATGTGCGGCATCGTGGGCTACGCAGGTCCCCGTCCCACCGTCCGGCCCAGCGGACCCACCGGTGGTGAGGCCCTCGCGGTGGTCCTGGAGGGTCTGCGGCGGCTGGAGTACCGGGGCTACGACAGCGCCGGCGTGGCCGTCGTCACCGAGGTGGAGGGCGCCGCGACCGGCGGCGGGGACCAGCACGAGCTGCGCGTCACCAAGCGCGCGGGCCGGCTGGCGCGGCTCGTGGAGGCCCTCGAGGCCGAGCCCCTCCCCGACGCCGCGGCCGCCATCGGCCACACCCGCTGGGCCACCCACGGCGGGCCCACCGACGCCAACGCCCACCCGCACACCAGCGCCGACGGCCGCCTCGCCGTGATCCACAACGGGATCATCGAGAACTACGCGGTCCTCAAGGCCGAGCTCGTCGAACAGGGCGTGCCGTTCACCTCGCAGACCGACACCGAGGTGGTCGCCCACCTGCTCGGCCGGGCCGTGGCCGCCGGTGCCGACCTGACCACGGCGATGCGCCAGGTGTGCGCCGACCTGGAGGGCGCGTTCACCCTCCTCGCGGTGCACGTCGACGCCCCCGGCACCGTCGTGGGCGCCCGCCGCAACTCCCCCCTCGTGGTCGGCCTGGGGGAGGGCGCCAACTACCTCGGGTCCGACGTCGCCGCGTTCATCGGCCGGACCCGCAGCGCGCTGGAGCTGGGCCAGGACCAGGTGGCGACCATCACCGCCACCAGCGTGGAGGTCACCGGGTTCGACGGCGCTCCGGTGACCCCGCGCGCGTTCACCGTCGACTGGGACGCCGCGGCCGCCGAGAAGGGCGGCTACCAGTGGTACATGGACAAGGAGATCCACGAGCAGCCGAAGGCCGTGGCCGACACGCTGCTCGGCCGCACCGACGCCAGCGGGGCGCTCGTGCTCGACGAGCTCCGCATGGACACCGCCGTCCTGCGCCGCACGGACAAGATCATCGTCATCGCGTGCGGCACCGCCGCCTACGCGGGCCACGTGGCCAAGTACGCGGTCGAGCACTGGTGCCGGATCCCGGTGGAGGTGGAGCTCGCCCACGAGTTCCGCTACCGGGACCCGGTGCTCACCGAGCGGACCCTCGTCGTCGCCATCTCCCAGTCGGGGGAGACGATGGACGTGGTCATGGCGATCCGCCACGCCCGCGAGCAGGGCGCCAAGGTGCTCGCCATCTGCAACACCCAGGGCGCCACCATCCCCCGGGAGTCCGACGCCGCGCTCTACACGCACGCCGGTCCCGAGGTGGCGGTGGCCTCCACGAAGGCCTTCCTCGCGCAGATCACGGCGTGCTACCTGCTGGGCCTGTACCTGGCGCAGCTGCGCGGCAACATGTTCGCCGACGAGGTGCGCACGGTGCTGGGCCAGCTGCACGCCATGCCCGACGCCGTGCAGACCGTGCTGGACCGGTCCGACCAGGTCCGCGAGCTGGCCCGCGAGCTGGCGGACTCGAAGTCGGTGCTCTTCCTGGGCCGGCACGTCGGGTACCCGGTGGCGCTGGAGGGCGCGCTGAAGCTCAAGGAGCTGGCGTACCTGCACGCCGAGGGCTTCGCCGCCGGCGAGCTCAAGCACGGCCCCATCGCGCTGGTGGAGGAGGGGCAGCCGGTGTTCGTCATCGTGCCCTCGCCCGACAGCCGCGACTCCCTGCACGCCAAGGTCGTCTCCAACGCGCAGGAGGTCCGCGCCCGCGGCGCCCGCACCATCGTCATCGCCGAGGACGGCGACGACGCGGTGCTCGGCTCGGCGGACCTCGTGGTGCGCGTGCCCCGGGTCCCCACGCTCATGGCGCCGCTGGTGACGGTGGTCCCGCTGCAGGTGTTCGCGATGGAGGTGGCCAGCGCCAAGGGCCTGGACGTCGACCAGCCGCGCAACCTCGCCAAGTCCGTCACCGTCGAGTGA
- the coaA gene encoding type I pantothenate kinase, translating to MPAAARPGASPFVDLDRAAWSRLRASTPMNLTAADLERVRGLGERIDLREVEEVYLPLSRLLNLYASGVQRMHAVTSTFLGEGSGVAPGPRTPFVIGVAGSVAVGKSTVARLLRELLSHWPETPRVELVTTDGFLLPNAELERRGLLGRKGFPESYDRRALLRFVTAVKSGAPEVRAPLYSHLVYDIVPGAEVVVRSPDVLIVEGLNVLQPARPRSDGRTGLAVSDFFDVSLYVDARTEDVATWYEERFLRLRQTAFSRSESYFRRYADLSDEQARARAREIWSSINEPNLVENVLTTRGRATIVLRKAADHSVTRVRLRKL from the coding sequence GTGCCGGCTGCGGCGCGGCCCGGCGCCTCACCCTTCGTCGACCTCGACAGGGCCGCGTGGAGCCGCCTGCGGGCGTCCACGCCCATGAACCTCACCGCCGCGGACCTGGAGCGCGTGCGCGGCCTCGGGGAGCGCATCGACCTGCGGGAGGTCGAGGAGGTCTACCTGCCGCTGTCGCGGCTGCTGAACCTCTACGCCTCCGGGGTCCAGCGCATGCACGCCGTCACCTCCACGTTCCTCGGCGAGGGGTCGGGGGTCGCCCCCGGCCCGCGCACGCCGTTCGTCATCGGCGTCGCAGGGTCGGTGGCGGTGGGCAAGTCCACGGTGGCCCGCCTCCTGCGCGAGCTGCTCTCGCACTGGCCGGAGACGCCGCGCGTGGAGCTCGTCACCACCGACGGCTTCCTGCTGCCGAACGCCGAGCTCGAGCGGCGGGGGCTGCTCGGCCGCAAGGGCTTCCCGGAGTCCTACGACCGGCGCGCCCTGCTGCGCTTCGTCACGGCGGTGAAGTCCGGCGCCCCTGAGGTGCGGGCGCCGCTGTACTCCCACCTCGTGTACGACATCGTGCCCGGCGCCGAGGTGGTCGTCCGCTCCCCCGACGTCCTCATCGTCGAGGGCCTCAACGTGCTGCAGCCCGCCCGCCCCCGCAGCGACGGCCGCACCGGACTGGCGGTGAGCGACTTCTTCGACGTCTCGCTCTACGTGGACGCGCGCACCGAGGACGTGGCCACCTGGTACGAGGAGCGCTTCCTGCGGCTGCGGCAGACGGCGTTCTCGCGCTCGGAGTCGTACTTCCGCCGCTACGCCGACCTGTCCGACGAGCAGGCGCGCGCCCGCGCCCGGGAGATCTGGTCGAGCATCAACGAGCCCAACCTCGTGGAGAACGTGCTCACCACCCGCGGGCGGGCCACCATCGTGCTGCGCAAGGCCGCCGACCACTCGGTGACCCGGGTGCGCCTGCGCAAGCTGTGA
- a CDS encoding fluoride efflux transporter FluC, with amino-acid sequence MSPPPAPAPRPRVLPPWPLVGLVALGGAVGAPARWALALWLPGPASGWPTATFTTNLAGAFLLGVLLEALARRGPDRGGRRAVRLALGTGLLGTFTTYSSFALEVDAYLRSGQVALGAGYALATVVGGLLCAALGVLVGSRLDGRLDRRRDGQRDRGGAR; translated from the coding sequence GTGAGCCCCCCTCCCGCACCGGCGCCGCGCCCGCGGGTGCTGCCGCCCTGGCCGCTGGTGGGGCTGGTGGCCCTGGGTGGGGCCGTGGGAGCCCCCGCGCGGTGGGCCCTGGCGCTGTGGCTGCCGGGGCCCGCCTCCGGCTGGCCGACGGCGACCTTCACCACCAACCTCGCCGGCGCGTTCCTGCTGGGGGTGCTGCTGGAGGCCCTGGCGCGGCGGGGTCCGGACCGCGGCGGGCGCCGGGCCGTCCGGCTGGCCCTGGGCACGGGGCTGCTGGGCACCTTCACCACGTACAGCTCGTTCGCCCTCGAGGTCGACGCGTACCTCAGGTCCGGGCAGGTGGCCCTCGGCGCGGGGTACGCGCTCGCCACCGTCGTCGGCGGGCTGCTCTGCGCCGCGCTGGGCGTCCTGGTCGGCAGCCGGCTGGACGGCCGGCTGGACCGTCGGCGGGACGGTCAGCGGGACCGTGGAGGAGCGCGGTGA
- a CDS encoding fluoride efflux transporter FluC — MSAAALLLVVLGGVVGAPARYAVDTAVTAGRQRRLEGRGEQAVAQRPAAVAPGTLAVNLVGAFVLGVLVGLAPPGASTSRGPLWLVAGATGFCGAFTTFSSAVVEVVRLAQTGRWGAAALSTAVHLLGSLLALAVGLAVGLAGRTAVG; from the coding sequence GTGAGCGCCGCTGCCCTCCTGCTCGTGGTGCTCGGCGGCGTGGTCGGCGCTCCGGCGCGCTACGCCGTCGACACCGCCGTCACCGCGGGCCGCCAGCGGCGGCTCGAGGGGCGCGGCGAGCAGGCGGTGGCGCAGCGGCCGGCGGCGGTCGCCCCCGGGACGCTGGCCGTCAACCTCGTGGGCGCCTTCGTGCTGGGCGTGCTGGTGGGCCTGGCACCACCCGGCGCCTCCACGTCGCGCGGGCCGCTGTGGCTCGTGGCGGGAGCCACCGGGTTCTGCGGCGCCTTCACCACCTTCAGCAGCGCCGTGGTCGAGGTGGTGCGGCTGGCGCAGACCGGGCGCTGGGGCGCCGCGGCGCTCTCGACGGCGGTGCACCTGCTCGGCAGCCTGCTGGCGCTGGCGGTGGGGCTGGCCGTCGGCCTGGCGGGACGGACCGCGGTGGGCTGA
- the glmM gene encoding phosphoglucosamine mutase produces MGRYFGTDGVRGLANVDVTAELALDLSVAAAHVLGDAGAFSGHRPRAVVGRDPRASGEFLSAAVVAGLASAGVDVSDVGVLPTPGIAQVVAATGADLGVVLSASHNPVPDNGIKFFARGGHKLPDEVEDAIEGRLREPWARPTGAGVGRVTADAGAGARYVDHLLATLPHRLDGLRVVVDCAHGAAWSVGPEALRRAGADVVVIGAEPDGLNTNDGVGSTHLGPLQRAVREHGADAGIAFDGDADRCLAVDASGAVVDGDQIMGVLALALAERGQLPGKVLVATVMSNLGLLLAMRAAGVEVLQTAVGDRYVLEAMREGGYALGGEQSGHVVMLEHQTTGDGVLTALHLLARVAEVGLPLAEVAGAVQRLPQVLLNVPGVDKSRASTDEHVAAAVAAASAELGDSGRVLLRPSGTEPLVRVMVEAGDQSQARAVADRLAAVVGERLAL; encoded by the coding sequence ATGGGTCGCTACTTCGGCACCGACGGCGTTCGCGGTCTCGCGAACGTCGACGTCACCGCGGAGCTCGCCCTCGACCTGTCGGTGGCCGCGGCGCACGTGCTCGGAGACGCAGGAGCGTTCTCCGGGCACCGCCCGCGCGCCGTGGTCGGGCGTGACCCCCGCGCGTCGGGAGAGTTCCTCTCGGCCGCGGTGGTCGCGGGTCTGGCGAGCGCTGGGGTCGACGTCTCGGACGTCGGGGTGCTGCCGACCCCGGGCATCGCCCAGGTCGTCGCCGCCACCGGTGCGGACCTCGGCGTGGTGCTGTCCGCTTCCCACAACCCGGTGCCGGACAACGGCATCAAGTTCTTCGCCCGGGGCGGCCACAAGCTGCCCGACGAGGTGGAGGACGCCATCGAGGGGCGCCTGCGCGAGCCGTGGGCGCGCCCCACGGGCGCCGGCGTCGGGCGGGTCACCGCCGACGCCGGTGCCGGGGCGCGGTACGTGGACCACCTGCTGGCCACGCTGCCGCACCGGCTGGACGGGCTGCGCGTCGTCGTCGACTGCGCCCACGGCGCCGCCTGGAGCGTCGGGCCGGAGGCGCTGCGCCGCGCTGGCGCTGACGTCGTCGTCATCGGCGCCGAGCCGGATGGTCTCAACACCAACGACGGTGTGGGGTCGACGCACCTCGGGCCCCTGCAGCGCGCGGTCCGCGAGCACGGTGCCGATGCCGGCATCGCCTTCGACGGGGACGCCGACCGCTGCCTGGCCGTGGACGCGTCCGGGGCCGTCGTCGACGGTGACCAGATCATGGGCGTCCTGGCGCTGGCGCTGGCGGAGCGCGGACAGCTGCCCGGGAAGGTGCTCGTCGCCACCGTCATGAGCAACCTCGGGCTGCTGCTCGCCATGCGCGCCGCCGGTGTCGAGGTGCTGCAGACCGCCGTCGGGGACCGGTACGTGCTCGAGGCGATGCGCGAGGGCGGCTACGCCCTGGGCGGTGAGCAGTCCGGGCACGTGGTCATGCTCGAGCACCAGACCACGGGTGACGGTGTGCTGACGGCCCTGCACCTGCTCGCCCGGGTCGCGGAGGTGGGCCTGCCCCTGGCGGAGGTCGCCGGTGCGGTGCAGCGCCTGCCGCAGGTGCTGCTCAACGTCCCCGGGGTCGACAAGTCCCGGGCCAGCACCGACGAGCACGTGGCGGCTGCTGTGGCCGCCGCGTCGGCCGAGCTGGGCGACAGCGGCCGGGTGCTGCTGCGTCCCTCGGGCACGGAGCCGCTGGTCCGCGTCATGGTGGAGGCCGGCGACCAGTCGCAGGCCCGCGCCGTGGCCGATCGCCTGGCCGCGGTCGTCGGGGAGCGCCTGGCGCTCTGA
- the rpsI gene encoding 30S ribosomal protein S9, with the protein MSTDTAPVDAPLEDGTYDEDELSSYSTTTPGIAGGGSSITAPGAATGRRKEAVARVRIVPGTGQWSINGRDLESYFPNKVHQQMVNEPFRVTEVEGRFDVIARIDGGGVSGQAGALRLGIARSLNGIDVEANRPSLKKAGFLSRDARIKERKKAGLKKARKAPQYSKR; encoded by the coding sequence TTGAGCACCGACACCGCTCCCGTCGACGCCCCCCTCGAGGACGGCACCTACGACGAGGACGAGCTGAGCAGCTACTCGACCACCACCCCCGGCATCGCCGGCGGCGGGTCGAGCATCACCGCTCCGGGCGCGGCCACCGGCCGTCGCAAGGAGGCCGTGGCGCGGGTGCGCATCGTCCCCGGCACCGGCCAGTGGTCCATCAACGGGCGCGACCTCGAGTCGTACTTCCCGAACAAGGTCCACCAGCAGATGGTGAACGAGCCCTTCCGCGTCACCGAGGTCGAGGGCCGTTTCGACGTCATCGCCCGCATCGACGGCGGCGGCGTCTCCGGGCAGGCCGGTGCGCTGCGCCTGGGCATCGCCCGCTCCCTCAACGGCATCGACGTCGAGGCGAACCGCCCCTCGCTGAAGAAGGCCGGCTTCCTCAGCCGCGACGCGCGGATCAAGGAGCGCAAGAAGGCCGGCCTCAAGAAGGCCCGCAAGGCTCCCCAGTACAGCAAGCGCTGA
- the rplM gene encoding 50S ribosomal protein L13: MRTYTPKPGEVDRAWHVIDASDVVLGRLASQTARLLRGKHKPVFAPHVDTGDFVIIINADKVVLTGSKSEQKRVYRHSGYPGGLKSERYTDLLARDPERAIERAVRGMIPKNSLGREVLGKLKVYAGPEHPHAAQKPTPYTLTQVAQ, translated from the coding sequence GTGCGCACGTACACCCCCAAGCCCGGCGAGGTCGACCGCGCCTGGCACGTCATCGACGCCTCGGACGTCGTCCTGGGCCGTCTGGCCAGCCAGACCGCGCGTCTGCTGCGCGGCAAGCACAAGCCCGTGTTCGCCCCGCACGTCGACACCGGTGACTTCGTCATCATCATCAACGCCGACAAGGTGGTCCTCACGGGCAGCAAGTCGGAGCAGAAGCGGGTCTACCGCCACTCGGGCTACCCGGGCGGCCTGAAGTCGGAGCGCTACACCGACCTCCTCGCCCGCGACCCCGAGCGCGCCATCGAGCGCGCTGTGCGCGGCATGATCCCCAAGAACTCCCTGGGCCGCGAGGTCCTCGGCAAGCTCAAGGTCTACGCGGGCCCCGAGCACCCCCACGCCGCCCAGAAGCCCACGCCGTACACCCTGACCCAGGTCGCGCAGTGA